A stretch of the Capsicum annuum cultivar UCD-10X-F1 chromosome 10, UCD10Xv1.1, whole genome shotgun sequence genome encodes the following:
- the LOC107843679 gene encoding heme-binding-like protein At3g10130, chloroplastic isoform X1, translating to MFLVSPSSLSINRMRASPIKSMAAVNRNSSSGVVTAAPPHRRNNTSPLEARISLIFALASQTTSLSHKLLTELAGETAKYVFPKRIFESRNLEEALMSVPDLETVKFKVLKRCDQYEIREVEPYFVAEVTMPSKYGFDFNGASQSFNTLAEYLFGKNTKKESMAMTTPVITRRTQSEGVRMEMTTPVITKRAEDQEKWRMSFVMPSKYGSDLPLPKDSSVTIKEVPRKTVAVVAFSGFVNDEDVKARESRLRAALKGDAEFNVKDGALVEVAQYNPPFTLPFTRRNEISLEVERKQE from the exons ATGTTTCTGGTATCACCTTCATCACTATCCATAAACAGAATGAGAGCTTCTCCGATCAAATCCATGGCAGCAGTTAACAGAAATAGTAGTTCCGGCGTTGTCACAGCGGCTCCGCCGCACCGGAGAAACAACACGTCACCTCTCGAAGCTCGAATCTCCCTCATCTTCGCTCTTGCCTCTCAAACAACTTCTCTTTCTCACAAAC TTCTGACGGAATTGGCGGGTGAAACGGCGAAATATGTGTTTCCAAAGAGGATATTTGAAAGTCGGAATTTGGAGGAAGCTTTGATGTCTG TGCCGGATTTGGAGACAGTTAAATTCAAGGTTTTGAAACGCTGTGATCAGTATGAGATAAGAGAAGTTGAG CCTTACTTTGTTGCTGAGGTTACAATGCCTAGCAAGTATGGGTTTGACTTTAATGGTGCATCTCAATCCTTCAACACATTGGCTGAGTACTTGTTTGGTAAG AACACGAAGAAGGAGAGCATGGCAATGACAACACCAGTAATCACCCGTAGAACTCAATCTGAAGGGGTAAGGATGGAAATGACTACTCCAGTGATAACTAAAAGG GCGGAAGATCAGGAAAAGTGGAGGATGTCCTTTGTCATGCCCTCCAAGTATGGTTCGGACTTGCCACTACCAAAGGATTCCTCTGTAACTATCAAAGAGGTGCCTAGGAAAACCGTTGCAGTTGTTGCTTTTTCAG GTTTTGTGAACGACGAAGATGTTAAAGCTCGAGAATCAAGACTTCGAGCTGCGTTAAAGGGAGATGCAGAGTTTAATGTAAAAGATGGTGCCTTGGTAGAAGTCGCACAG TACAATCCTCCTTTTACTCTTCCATTCACTCGTCGGAATGAGATTAGCCTGGAAGTTGAAAGGAAACAGGAATAG
- the LOC107843679 gene encoding heme-binding-like protein At3g10130, chloroplastic isoform X2, protein MFLVSPSSLSINRMRASPIKSMAAVNRNSSSGVVTAAPPHRRNNTSPLEARISLIFALASQTTSLSHKLLTELAGETAKYVFPKRIFESRNLEEALMSVPDLETVKFKVLKRCDQYEIREVEPYFVAEVTMPSKYGFDFNGASQSFNTLAEYLFGKNTKKESMAMTTPVITRRTQSEGAEDQEKWRMSFVMPSKYGSDLPLPKDSSVTIKEVPRKTVAVVAFSGFVNDEDVKARESRLRAALKGDAEFNVKDGALVEVAQYNPPFTLPFTRRNEISLEVERKQE, encoded by the exons ATGTTTCTGGTATCACCTTCATCACTATCCATAAACAGAATGAGAGCTTCTCCGATCAAATCCATGGCAGCAGTTAACAGAAATAGTAGTTCCGGCGTTGTCACAGCGGCTCCGCCGCACCGGAGAAACAACACGTCACCTCTCGAAGCTCGAATCTCCCTCATCTTCGCTCTTGCCTCTCAAACAACTTCTCTTTCTCACAAAC TTCTGACGGAATTGGCGGGTGAAACGGCGAAATATGTGTTTCCAAAGAGGATATTTGAAAGTCGGAATTTGGAGGAAGCTTTGATGTCTG TGCCGGATTTGGAGACAGTTAAATTCAAGGTTTTGAAACGCTGTGATCAGTATGAGATAAGAGAAGTTGAG CCTTACTTTGTTGCTGAGGTTACAATGCCTAGCAAGTATGGGTTTGACTTTAATGGTGCATCTCAATCCTTCAACACATTGGCTGAGTACTTGTTTGGTAAG AACACGAAGAAGGAGAGCATGGCAATGACAACACCAGTAATCACCCGTAGAACTCAATCTGAAGGG GCGGAAGATCAGGAAAAGTGGAGGATGTCCTTTGTCATGCCCTCCAAGTATGGTTCGGACTTGCCACTACCAAAGGATTCCTCTGTAACTATCAAAGAGGTGCCTAGGAAAACCGTTGCAGTTGTTGCTTTTTCAG GTTTTGTGAACGACGAAGATGTTAAAGCTCGAGAATCAAGACTTCGAGCTGCGTTAAAGGGAGATGCAGAGTTTAATGTAAAAGATGGTGCCTTGGTAGAAGTCGCACAG TACAATCCTCCTTTTACTCTTCCATTCACTCGTCGGAATGAGATTAGCCTGGAAGTTGAAAGGAAACAGGAATAG
- the LOC107844613 gene encoding uncharacterized protein LOC107844613 — MFLSVSASKPKSIKWSLVSKLVHKGVVGGSEGQREKLTELEKVDTALNNLLDQHEEEVESFEFGQRNLENLKGSIEDLENGLEMLFKLLIRTRLSLLNILFLIG; from the coding sequence ATGTTTCTTTCGGTATCAGCCTCGAAACCAAAGTCCATTAAATGGTCATTGGTTTCGAAGCTTGTACACAAAGGGGTTGTAGGTGGCAGTGAAGGGCAGAGGGAAAAGCTGACTGAGCTGGAGAAAGTTGATACTGCACTGAACAACTTGCTGGACCAGCATGAAGAGGAAGTGGAAAGTTTCGAATTCGGGCAAAGAAATCTGGAGAATTTGAAGGGTAGCATTGAGGATCTTGAAAATGGATTGGAGATGTTGTTCAAGCTTTTGATCCGGACAAGGCTGTCTCTACTCAACATACTTTTTCTCATTGGATAA
- the LOC107843678 gene encoding uncharacterized protein LOC107843678 → MVSGEASIPSLGAFFGQKLAASAKSLGVLTDPSLFTCQRCESILQAGYNRTTWIAKNKRKARRKRKTSGIPPENYVVYECHFCSHRNLKRGTPRGYMKDLYPAKPTTSRVDPAKSANRKSEQLDTLVASIDKERVDTTESATQKSEQFNESRGSTDTQIIRQI, encoded by the exons ATGGTCAGTGGAGAAGCTTCCATTCCTTCACTTGGTGCATTCTTTGGCCAAAAATTAGCTGCATCAGCTAAGTCTTTGGGTGTTTTGACTGATCCTTCATTATTTACTTGTCAAAg GTGTGAATCTATCCTTCAAGCTGGATACAACCGTACAACATGGATTGCGAAGAACAAAAGGAAGGCACGAAGGAAACGCAAGACATCTGGTATTCCCCCGGAGAACTATGTTGTATATGAGTGTCATTTCTGCTCACATCGGAATCTAAAAAGAGGAACCCCAAGAGGCTATATGAAAGATCTATATCCTGCCAaaccaacaacttcaagagtTGACCCTGCTAAATCAGCAAACCGAAAGTCTGAACAGTTGGATACGTTAGTGGCTAGCATTGATaaggaaagagttgacactactgaATCAGCAACCCAAAAGTCCGAACAGTTCAATGAATCAAGGGGTAGTACCGACACACAGATAATAAGACAAATA